From a single Terriglobia bacterium genomic region:
- a CDS encoding DUF4382 domain-containing protein — protein MAGLALILGLLLGCSGSTTTIKATTGNPQVTTGMVDVILSDDSTEDWATIGVKVLSISLTPQGGGAPVVVFTAPNPVPVINLVQLDQLGELIGNAQIPAGTYTSATITISANPGDVMLTAAADPEAGFAGAAGATVPSSQVQIQGTTGAAGSLTTTVSVNLVSPLVVTAGGSNQLDLEFDLSHPAFIVDHTPAGAGSTFWAVNFKGPVRHHPIANIASFLLRDTYGMVTAVAANNTSITITRVFAVRPVAVPETAITSSFSRTILADAVNGTIFYDVDAKSRSVIKDFSSVAGSLTGKYVRIAARYQVDGSLVAVRVWASTTFNSLWVSPEGHVLRVNKTTNVITVENEAGVGVPLTVDSNTQFFFRAPSSATADATPIATGTSFVANGNIVRGFKVHVSVVDPLAVPLVAQSVDIELAKYGGTISSANSTSFMYTGKFNTLADNYTFTEAYASNFKWWYFTFPTQATTGATTFVATVGGAANFGGTVGTLPVWGTSGNTWGDSANPTGWAAVWTILQPTPVPRGTVSTAWAANSTGGTFAMTVPGGTNAVTVSLSSVSGSATLVYQVDRTNNVITVSPVDLTTPAGQATIASNLVVGTPVKAAGVPQSDGSIKAYVLFYYTGLMPK, from the coding sequence ATGGCAGGACTCGCACTGATTCTCGGCCTGCTGCTCGGGTGCAGCGGCTCGACAACCACGATCAAAGCGACAACCGGCAATCCGCAGGTAACGACCGGCATGGTGGACGTGATCCTGAGCGATGACTCGACCGAGGACTGGGCCACCATCGGCGTAAAAGTCTTGAGCATTTCGCTGACGCCGCAGGGTGGCGGTGCGCCGGTCGTGGTGTTCACCGCGCCCAACCCGGTTCCGGTGATCAACCTGGTGCAACTCGACCAACTGGGAGAACTGATCGGCAACGCGCAAATTCCAGCCGGCACCTACACCAGCGCCACCATCACCATCAGCGCCAATCCCGGCGACGTGATGTTGACCGCGGCCGCCGATCCGGAGGCGGGATTTGCGGGCGCCGCGGGCGCGACCGTTCCTTCCAGCCAAGTCCAGATTCAGGGGACAACCGGCGCGGCCGGCAGCCTGACCACGACGGTCAGCGTGAACCTGGTTTCGCCGCTGGTGGTGACTGCCGGAGGGAGCAATCAGCTCGATCTGGAATTCGACCTCTCGCATCCCGCGTTTATCGTGGACCACACGCCGGCTGGCGCCGGCTCGACCTTCTGGGCGGTCAACTTTAAAGGCCCGGTGCGCCATCATCCCATCGCCAACATCGCGTCCTTCCTGCTGCGTGACACCTACGGCATGGTGACGGCAGTGGCGGCCAACAACACTTCCATCACCATTACGCGGGTATTTGCCGTCAGGCCGGTAGCCGTTCCCGAGACCGCGATTACCAGCTCGTTTTCGCGCACCATCCTGGCCGACGCGGTCAACGGCACCATCTTTTACGACGTAGACGCGAAATCGCGCAGCGTGATCAAGGACTTTTCCTCCGTGGCCGGCAGCCTGACCGGCAAGTACGTGCGGATCGCCGCGCGCTACCAGGTGGACGGCTCGCTGGTGGCGGTGCGCGTGTGGGCGAGCACGACCTTCAACAGCCTGTGGGTGAGCCCGGAAGGTCACGTGCTGCGCGTCAACAAGACGACCAACGTGATCACGGTGGAAAATGAGGCTGGCGTGGGCGTACCGCTAACGGTGGACAGCAATACCCAATTCTTCTTCCGCGCGCCGTCGAGCGCCACCGCGGATGCCACGCCCATCGCGACCGGCACCAGCTTCGTCGCCAACGGCAACATCGTGCGCGGATTCAAAGTCCACGTGAGCGTGGTGGATCCGCTGGCGGTCCCGCTGGTGGCGCAGTCGGTGGACATCGAGCTGGCCAAGTACGGCGGGACCATCTCCTCCGCCAACTCAACCAGCTTTATGTATACCGGCAAGTTCAACACGCTTGCCGACAACTACACCTTTACCGAGGCCTACGCGAGCAACTTCAAGTGGTGGTACTTCACCTTCCCCACGCAGGCCACCACCGGCGCGACGACTTTCGTGGCGACGGTCGGAGGCGCAGCAAACTTCGGCGGGACGGTGGGCACGCTGCCGGTCTGGGGAACCAGCGGAAACACCTGGGGTGATTCCGCCAATCCCACTGGCTGGGCTGCGGTTTGGACGATTCTGCAACCCACACCGGTGCCGCGCGGAACGGTTTCGACGGCATGGGCGGCGAACAGCACTGGCGGAACCTTCGCCATGACGGTCCCCGGCGGAACCAATGCCGTGACCGTGAGCCTGTCCAGCGTCTCGGGATCGGCCACCCTGGTCTACCAGGTGGACCGCACGAACAACGTCATCACCGTGAGCCCGGTGGATCTGACCACCCCAGCAGGCCAGGCGACGATCGCCAGCAATCTGGTGGTGGGAACACCGGTGAAGGCCGCAGGCGTGCCGCAGTCCGACGGCAGCATCAAGGCGTACGTGCTGTTCTACTACACGGGGTTGATGCCGAAGTAA
- a CDS encoding exopolysaccharide biosynthesis protein yields the protein MVDIHSHILPEVDDGAQSWEMAEHMCQMAAQDGIEHMVATPHANGEYSYDREWLRGVLNELRQRTGGKPKLSLGCDFHLSYENLESLAKNPHRYTIEDTPYLLVEFSDFSIPPSINDELEHLLLRGLVPIITHPERNPLLQRTPERVLHWAHLGCAVQVTASAITGGWGERPKKTAQWLFQREAVHILATDAHSIEGRPPILSAARDAIKRSYGAAVAQALTDGNPRAVVTGQPLAYFPRI from the coding sequence ATGGTTGACATCCACAGTCACATTCTTCCCGAAGTTGACGACGGCGCCCAATCCTGGGAGATGGCCGAGCACATGTGTCAAATGGCGGCGCAGGACGGCATCGAGCACATGGTCGCCACCCCTCATGCCAACGGCGAGTATTCCTACGACCGTGAGTGGCTGCGCGGCGTGCTCAACGAATTGCGCCAGCGCACCGGCGGCAAGCCCAAGCTCAGCCTGGGTTGCGATTTCCATCTTTCCTACGAGAACCTGGAGAGCCTCGCCAAGAATCCGCACCGCTACACCATCGAGGACACCCCTTACCTGCTGGTGGAATTCAGCGACTTCTCCATACCGCCCTCGATTAACGACGAACTGGAACATCTGCTGCTCCGCGGCCTGGTGCCCATCATTACCCATCCCGAGCGCAACCCGCTGCTGCAGCGCACGCCGGAGCGCGTGCTCCACTGGGCGCACCTGGGATGCGCGGTGCAGGTGACGGCATCGGCCATTACCGGGGGTTGGGGTGAAAGGCCGAAGAAAACCGCGCAATGGCTGTTCCAGCGCGAGGCCGTCCACATCCTGGCCACCGACGCCCACAGCATTGAAGGCCGGCCGCCGATCCTGTCCGCCGCCCGCGACGCCATCAAGCGCAGTTACGGCGCCGCCGTCGCCCAGGCGCTCACCGACGGCAACCCACGCGCCGTGGTCACGGGACAGCCTCTGGCTTATTTTCCGAGAATCTGA
- a CDS encoding peptidoglycan-binding protein — protein MFLCLLMLTGMACAKTPPKSKKHATTAKSGKVRKRGQKAMDTARVREIQAALIREKFLDGRPNGVWDQRSKDAMQKFQGANGWQTKMVPDSRALIKLGLGPDHADLINPETAATAFMPGGGGGSAQR, from the coding sequence ATGTTTCTGTGCCTGTTGATGTTGACAGGCATGGCATGCGCGAAGACACCACCCAAATCGAAGAAGCATGCCACCACCGCCAAGTCGGGCAAGGTGCGCAAGCGCGGGCAGAAGGCCATGGACACGGCGCGCGTGCGCGAGATCCAGGCGGCTCTGATCCGGGAGAAATTTCTGGACGGGCGGCCCAACGGCGTCTGGGACCAGCGTTCCAAGGACGCCATGCAGAAGTTCCAGGGCGCGAATGGATGGCAGACCAAGATGGTGCCCGATTCGCGCGCGCTCATCAAGCTGGGTTTGGGGCCGGACCACGCCGATCTGATCAATCCGGAGACGGCGGCCACGGCGTTCATGCCCGGCGGCGGTGGCGGTTCAGCGCAAAGATAA
- a CDS encoding Do family serine endopeptidase — protein MNLRASAFRERFKAHRWASTFVVLLTLAVGILIGTVISFGVKGQDKAGFSSDATPLTIPSPKQLSNQFSQIAKQLEPAVVNINTESTVQNPHRRRTPTPNTPQGQGPGQGPGDEDNPFQDFFDRFFGQGQGPGGPVRQRSLGSGIVVDPKGYIVTNRHVVEKADRIRVKFQDDPQGSPGHDAKVVGTDQETDLAVIKVEMNKPLPYAKIGNSDSMQVGDWVLAIGSPFGLNATVTAGIVSYVGRNIVPGRQFQSFIQTDAAINPGNSGGPLVNMDGQVIGINTAIITGGEGYEGVGFALPSNTVARVYNQLIGPEHRVTRGSIGVEFAAEANPAVARVYGVKSGVTIANVVSGSPADQAGLKVGDTIVSVDGKTVKNGDELVSDISSRKPSSTAKIGYVRNGKDGTTTVTIANRAKLFASRLGEEEEGSEETAPAPSKLGLSVQNVTREIAERLSIPPGKGVIVTDVKAGSFADDVGLGRGDVILEINKEAVNSDDDFRKISQNLKSGQDVVFLVRQGRGRNQGTIFLGGTLP, from the coding sequence ATGAATCTGCGCGCCAGCGCTTTTCGGGAACGATTCAAAGCGCACCGCTGGGCATCGACCTTCGTGGTCTTGCTGACCTTGGCGGTGGGCATCCTGATCGGAACGGTGATCTCGTTTGGTGTGAAGGGGCAGGACAAGGCCGGCTTTTCGTCCGACGCCACGCCCCTGACCATCCCTTCACCCAAGCAGTTGTCCAACCAGTTCAGCCAGATCGCGAAGCAATTGGAGCCCGCGGTCGTCAACATCAATACCGAATCCACGGTGCAGAACCCGCACCGCAGGCGGACGCCAACCCCGAATACGCCCCAAGGCCAGGGGCCGGGGCAGGGGCCGGGCGATGAAGATAATCCGTTCCAGGATTTCTTCGACCGCTTCTTCGGCCAGGGGCAGGGACCGGGCGGTCCGGTCCGGCAACGGTCGCTGGGATCGGGCATCGTCGTCGACCCCAAGGGTTACATCGTCACCAACCGCCACGTCGTCGAAAAAGCCGACCGCATTCGCGTGAAATTTCAGGACGATCCGCAAGGCTCCCCTGGACATGACGCCAAGGTTGTCGGCACCGACCAGGAAACCGACCTGGCGGTCATCAAAGTGGAGATGAACAAGCCGCTGCCCTACGCCAAGATTGGGAATTCCGACAGCATGCAGGTGGGCGACTGGGTGCTGGCCATCGGCAGCCCCTTTGGGCTGAATGCGACGGTGACCGCCGGCATCGTTTCGTATGTCGGCCGCAACATTGTTCCCGGGCGGCAGTTCCAGTCGTTTATCCAGACCGACGCGGCGATCAATCCCGGCAACTCGGGCGGACCGCTGGTCAACATGGATGGACAGGTCATTGGCATCAATACCGCCATCATCACCGGCGGTGAAGGCTACGAGGGCGTGGGGTTCGCGCTGCCGTCGAACACGGTGGCGCGGGTGTACAACCAGCTCATCGGGCCGGAGCACCGGGTTACGCGCGGCTCCATCGGCGTGGAGTTTGCCGCCGAGGCGAACCCGGCCGTGGCGCGCGTCTACGGCGTCAAGTCGGGCGTCACCATCGCCAACGTAGTCTCCGGCAGTCCGGCGGACCAGGCCGGACTAAAAGTCGGCGATACGATCGTCTCGGTGGACGGGAAAACGGTAAAGAACGGCGACGAGCTGGTAAGCGATATTTCCAGCCGGAAGCCGTCCAGCACGGCGAAGATCGGGTACGTCCGCAACGGCAAGGACGGGACCACCACCGTGACCATCGCCAACCGGGCCAAGCTCTTCGCCAGCCGGTTGGGCGAGGAAGAAGAAGGCAGTGAAGAGACCGCGCCGGCGCCCAGCAAGTTGGGGCTTTCGGTGCAAAACGTCACCCGCGAAATCGCCGAACGGCTGTCAATTCCACCGGGTAAGGGAGTCATCGTCACCGACGTCAAGGCGGGATCCTTTGCCGACGACGTGGGGCTGGGCCGCGGCGACGTGATTCTGGAAATTAACAAGGAAGCGGTGAACAGCGACGACGACTTCCGCAAGATTTCGCAGAACCTGAAGAGCGGACAGGATGTCGTGTTCCTGGTGCGCCAGGGCCGGGGACGGAACCAGGGAACCATTTTCCTGGGCGGGACGCTGCCGTAA
- a CDS encoding serine/threonine protein kinase has product MTSDTPQRLGDYEILKVLGAGGMGRVYQVRNVITDRVEAMKVLLPEIGGQEEVAARFLREIKVLAALNHPHIARLHTALTIDNQLVMIMEFVEGQAISARLAGGPIPVPDALTYIDQILDALSYAHQQHVIHRDIKPANMMLTPDGTVKLMDFGIARAENEPTLLTAPGSTLGSMNYMSPEQVKGERTDDRSDLYSLGISLYEMVTGERPFHGDSSFSLMAAHINQAPTPPVELQPEMPAGLNQIILTSIAKSPAERFQSADAFRNAVKIVLRDLQESKTLVQGSQDATAAGSRTPLPHVRTGPITRPRTQTPVPVAAPAAPTASSAVTAATASKPAQSTVAAPPPPAPAQPASNRGLLISLGAVVVLVVLVAAGLYIPRGKKASAADDTKQQQVVAPKTEETKPAEVVLPPEPSKGAKKEAAKKGDRLSAADAQAAAEAAAAARAKAAELDRIEHEIDQLTARAASVSSSVEGIQRQQEAMGVGLRGDVASHLASMKVNLAKAQDAIGAGDVERAKRYTGLADRDVEALEKFLNR; this is encoded by the coding sequence ATGACCAGCGATACTCCCCAGCGTCTTGGCGATTATGAAATCCTGAAAGTCTTGGGCGCGGGCGGAATGGGCCGCGTCTACCAGGTCCGCAACGTGATCACCGACCGGGTGGAGGCGATGAAGGTCCTGCTGCCCGAAATCGGCGGCCAGGAAGAGGTGGCGGCGCGCTTTCTCCGCGAGATCAAGGTGCTGGCGGCGCTCAATCATCCCCACATCGCCCGGCTGCACACCGCCCTCACCATTGACAATCAACTGGTCATGATCATGGAGTTTGTCGAGGGCCAGGCAATCTCCGCGCGTCTGGCCGGGGGACCAATCCCGGTCCCCGACGCGCTCACCTACATTGACCAGATCCTGGACGCGCTCAGTTACGCGCACCAGCAGCACGTGATCCATCGCGACATCAAGCCGGCCAACATGATGTTGACGCCGGACGGCACCGTGAAGCTCATGGATTTCGGCATCGCCCGCGCCGAGAACGAGCCCACGCTGCTTACCGCGCCTGGCTCCACGCTCGGCTCCATGAATTACATGTCTCCGGAGCAGGTGAAGGGCGAGCGCACCGACGATCGTTCCGACCTGTACTCACTCGGCATCTCGCTCTACGAGATGGTGACGGGCGAGCGCCCCTTCCACGGCGACAGCAGTTTTTCCCTGATGGCCGCACACATTAACCAGGCGCCGACGCCGCCGGTGGAATTGCAGCCCGAAATGCCCGCCGGCCTGAACCAGATCATTCTGACCTCGATCGCCAAGTCTCCCGCGGAGCGCTTCCAGTCGGCGGACGCTTTCCGCAACGCGGTGAAGATCGTGCTCCGCGATCTGCAGGAGTCCAAGACTCTGGTGCAGGGCTCGCAGGACGCCACCGCCGCCGGCTCGCGTACTCCCCTGCCGCACGTGCGCACCGGCCCGATCACGCGGCCCAGGACGCAGACGCCCGTGCCCGTCGCGGCGCCTGCGGCGCCGACTGCTTCCTCCGCTGTCACTGCCGCTACCGCCAGCAAGCCGGCGCAGTCTACGGTAGCTGCTCCACCTCCGCCCGCGCCGGCGCAACCGGCGAGCAATCGTGGGCTGTTGATCAGCCTGGGCGCGGTTGTCGTGCTGGTGGTGCTGGTTGCCGCCGGGCTCTACATTCCCCGGGGCAAAAAAGCTTCCGCCGCCGACGACACGAAGCAGCAGCAGGTTGTCGCGCCGAAGACGGAGGAGACCAAACCAGCCGAGGTCGTCCTGCCGCCTGAGCCCAGCAAGGGCGCGAAAAAAGAGGCGGCGAAGAAAGGTGACCGGTTGTCGGCGGCAGATGCCCAAGCGGCGGCGGAAGCGGCAGCCGCGGCAAGAGCGAAGGCCGCGGAACTGGATCGCATCGAGCACGAGATTGATCAACTCACCGCCCGCGCCGCCTCGGTCAGCAGCAGCGTCGAGGGTATTCAGCGGCAGCAGGAGGCAATGGGGGTCGGTCTGCGCGGGGATGTCGCCTCTCACCTGGCGAGCATGAAAGTGAACCTCGCCAAGGCGCAGGACGCGATCGGCGCCGGCGACGTCGAACGCGCCAAGCGGTACACGGGCTTGGCCGACCGCGATGTCGAGGCCCTGGAAAAATTCCTGAACCGGTAG
- a CDS encoding FHA domain-containing protein, with amino-acid sequence MSPNDGVTRILNLDAQQLDRAAELEKLRRNITVLFTDIKGSTAYFEKFGDSAGLLMVFQCNNLLSKCVERHGGRVIKTIGDAVMASFEDHCEAVAASIEMQEAITADNSPRPETHRVTVRIGINYGLGFVKSNDVFGDVVNVASRVEGAASPEQILISDTLHQAVAPSGRFRFRHAGKFSLKGKAEVSDLFEVVWREQADAGVVSSHSMVVAAVVAPQIKYKLVQLRSDGRAGREFDISQRAVIGRTLGEITFPNDEYMQPVHARLLVESGQLFLEPVADADSFFSLVGTYRLQHGDVVSFGAQVLEFHVDEAALAEASRTGTGLGELTAMLHGAVAEFVSLNPDGKRYPIREQQTTWGRTKATYTFPTDTAMSRSHAKVYHRGEDFFIEDVGSTNGTFVMARGKTPIPAGAVLSIGGQRLRVSREEGAAKSVRVG; translated from the coding sequence ATGAGCCCAAACGACGGCGTCACCCGCATCTTGAACCTCGACGCCCAACAACTTGACCGTGCTGCCGAGCTGGAAAAGCTCCGCCGCAACATCACCGTCCTGTTCACCGACATCAAGGGCTCCACCGCCTACTTTGAAAAGTTCGGCGACTCCGCCGGGCTGCTCATGGTCTTCCAGTGCAACAACCTGCTGTCCAAGTGCGTCGAGCGCCATGGCGGGCGCGTCATCAAGACCATCGGCGACGCCGTCATGGCCTCCTTCGAGGACCACTGCGAAGCCGTCGCCGCCAGTATCGAAATGCAGGAAGCCATCACCGCCGACAATTCGCCCCGACCCGAAACGCACCGCGTCACGGTGCGCATCGGAATCAACTACGGCCTGGGCTTCGTTAAATCCAACGATGTTTTCGGCGACGTGGTCAATGTGGCCTCGCGGGTCGAGGGCGCCGCCAGCCCGGAGCAGATTCTCATCTCCGACACGCTGCACCAGGCGGTGGCGCCGAGCGGGCGGTTTCGCTTCCGCCATGCGGGAAAGTTTTCCCTCAAGGGCAAAGCCGAAGTTAGCGACCTGTTCGAAGTTGTCTGGCGCGAGCAGGCTGATGCCGGCGTTGTCAGTTCGCACAGCATGGTGGTGGCCGCCGTGGTCGCGCCGCAGATCAAGTACAAACTGGTGCAGCTTCGTAGCGACGGCCGGGCGGGCCGCGAGTTCGATATTTCCCAGAGGGCGGTCATCGGCCGCACCCTGGGCGAGATCACTTTCCCCAACGACGAATACATGCAGCCGGTGCACGCCCGCCTGCTCGTGGAATCAGGACAGCTCTTTCTGGAGCCGGTGGCGGACGCCGACTCCTTCTTCAGCCTGGTCGGCACCTACCGTCTGCAGCACGGCGATGTGGTCAGCTTCGGCGCCCAGGTGCTGGAGTTCCACGTGGACGAAGCCGCGCTCGCCGAAGCCTCGCGCACCGGCACCGGACTAGGCGAACTCACCGCCATGCTGCACGGCGCGGTGGCGGAGTTCGTTTCCCTGAATCCCGACGGCAAGCGCTACCCGATTCGCGAACAGCAAACCACCTGGGGCCGCACCAAGGCCACCTACACCTTCCCCACCGACACCGCCATGAGCCGCTCGCACGCCAAGGTCTACCACCGCGGCGAAGACTTCTTCATCGAAGACGTCGGCTCCACCAACGGCACCTTCGTGATGGCGCGCGGAAAAACTCCTATTCCCGCCGGCGCCGTCCTCTCCATCGGCGGCCAGCGCCTGAGGGTCTCGCGCGAAGAAGGCGCCGCCAAATCCGTCCGCGTGGGCTGA
- a CDS encoding DMT family transporter has protein sequence MSRSLKAHILLVLVTLVWGVTFVQIKDALRDISPLLFNAVRITFASAALALFYRRELRTLSRSALYAGVLVGIPLWLGFSFQTTGLRLTTPSKSAFLTGFSVILVPVFLAIGWRKKVNAWTVAGVFIAFVGLYWMTVPAGNGSGLNLESINRGDLLTLGCAVMFAFQIILMGRAMQKHRFEGVATVEAITCAVLMFMSVPVLEHAHAVWSSRVIWAILVTGLLGTGAAFTIQAWAQQFTPPTHTALIFLLEPVFAWMTSYIVLHERLGRRAGMGALLILGGIVVSELKGSQAELQAEVGDAETAKSEI, from the coding sequence GTGTCGCGATCCCTGAAGGCGCACATCCTGCTGGTGCTGGTCACGCTGGTGTGGGGGGTGACGTTCGTCCAGATCAAGGATGCGCTGCGGGATATCTCGCCGCTGCTGTTCAACGCAGTGCGGATCACCTTCGCGTCGGCGGCGCTGGCGCTGTTTTACCGGCGTGAGTTACGGACGCTGAGCCGCAGCGCGCTGTACGCCGGCGTGCTGGTCGGAATCCCGCTGTGGCTGGGATTCTCCTTCCAGACGACCGGGCTGCGGCTGACTACGCCGTCGAAATCAGCCTTCCTGACCGGGTTCTCGGTCATCCTGGTTCCCGTATTTCTGGCCATCGGCTGGCGGAAGAAAGTGAACGCCTGGACGGTTGCGGGAGTCTTCATCGCGTTTGTCGGACTGTACTGGATGACCGTCCCGGCGGGAAACGGGAGCGGGCTGAATCTGGAGAGCATCAACCGCGGCGACCTGCTGACCCTGGGCTGCGCGGTGATGTTTGCCTTTCAGATCATCCTCATGGGACGCGCCATGCAGAAGCACCGCTTTGAAGGTGTCGCGACGGTGGAGGCGATCACCTGCGCGGTGCTGATGTTCATGAGCGTTCCGGTGCTGGAGCACGCGCACGCGGTGTGGTCGTCACGGGTAATCTGGGCAATCCTGGTGACCGGCCTGCTGGGAACGGGTGCGGCGTTCACCATCCAGGCATGGGCGCAGCAATTCACGCCGCCAACCCACACCGCGCTGATCTTCCTTTTGGAGCCGGTGTTTGCGTGGATGACGTCGTACATCGTGCTCCACGAGCGGCTGGGGAGGAGAGCAGGAATGGGAGCGCTGCTGATCCTGGGCGGCATCGTGGTATCGGAATTGAAGGGCAGCCAGGCGGAGTTGCAGGCCGAAGTGGGCGACGCGGAAACGGCGAAGTCGGAGATCTAA
- a CDS encoding transketolase, with translation MAITDSKTGAVVRDYSIEQLKEAANLMRGYDLAVLCAAASGHAGGTLSIMDIAAALYLKVANLDPKNAEWPDRDRIIFSTGHKAPSLYLGLAFAGFYPPEEVVTLRKLYSPYQGHPHWLKLPGVEASTGSLGQGLSIAVGIALAGRLNNKTYTTFCLMGDGEQQEGQIWEAAMEAGHYKLDNLVGIVDCNRLQIDGRVSDVMNIDPIEEKYRSFGWDVIRIDGHDMDQVVCALRQAKARIGTGKPLAIIADTIKGKGVSFCENVAGWHGKAPNLEETRKALAELGLSEQIPLDALLAKAKAYQATVDSKLFDKMPRFKRDYWWNGSVDMQAKMRPTRMGFGESLAKNGADERVVALGLDISGSITISEFYNGKPERKPRWLSMGIAEQSATAVAAGLAREGKLPVFGTYATFAAARNLDQIRTSICYGNFNVLIAGAHGGVSVGPDGATHQALEDLFAICGLPNMVAVVPCDSVETRKATDYLLMQHVGPKYIRFAREATPVVTREDTPFVFGKANVIRLRRESKEFIDAFDTVLASQYRDEEEDLSIIACGPMVPEAMRAAYILKTDFGYETRVINLHTMKPVDEAAIIRAAKETGIVITAEEHQIGALAWRVSGAITASPELYGRPIITGAIGVQDRFGDSGAPWELIKEFEVSAEHIAQKAAELMKIKQQRISARMDIGVLTGSRN, from the coding sequence ATGGCAATCACGGATTCCAAGACCGGCGCGGTGGTGCGCGATTACTCCATTGAACAACTGAAGGAAGCCGCCAACCTGATGCGCGGCTACGACCTGGCCGTGCTGTGCGCCGCCGCCAGCGGCCATGCCGGTGGGACGCTCTCCATCATGGACATTGCCGCCGCGCTCTACCTCAAGGTCGCCAATCTGGATCCGAAAAACGCCGAATGGCCCGACCGCGACCGCATCATCTTCTCCACCGGGCACAAGGCGCCCAGCCTGTATCTCGGCTTGGCGTTCGCGGGCTTTTACCCGCCCGAGGAAGTGGTCACGCTGCGCAAGCTCTACTCTCCCTACCAGGGCCATCCGCACTGGCTGAAGCTGCCGGGCGTGGAAGCCTCCACCGGTTCGCTGGGGCAGGGCCTCAGCATCGCCGTCGGCATCGCGCTCGCCGGACGCCTGAACAACAAGACCTACACCACGTTTTGCCTCATGGGCGACGGCGAACAGCAGGAGGGCCAGATCTGGGAAGCCGCCATGGAAGCCGGCCACTACAAGCTGGATAACCTGGTCGGCATCGTGGACTGCAACCGGCTGCAGATTGACGGCCGCGTCTCCGACGTCATGAACATCGATCCCATTGAGGAAAAATACCGCAGCTTCGGATGGGACGTGATTCGCATTGACGGCCACGACATGGACCAGGTGGTGTGTGCGCTGCGGCAAGCCAAGGCGCGCATCGGCACGGGCAAGCCGCTGGCCATCATCGCCGACACCATCAAGGGAAAGGGTGTCAGCTTCTGCGAAAACGTTGCCGGATGGCACGGCAAGGCCCCCAACCTGGAAGAGACCAGGAAAGCCCTCGCCGAACTCGGACTGAGCGAACAAATTCCGCTCGACGCGCTGCTGGCGAAAGCCAAGGCGTACCAGGCCACGGTTGATTCCAAGCTCTTCGACAAGATGCCGCGCTTCAAGCGCGATTACTGGTGGAACGGTTCGGTGGACATGCAGGCGAAGATGAGACCCACGCGCATGGGCTTCGGCGAGTCGCTGGCCAAGAACGGCGCCGACGAGCGCGTGGTTGCCCTCGGCCTCGACATTTCCGGTTCCATCACCATCAGCGAGTTCTACAACGGCAAGCCGGAGCGCAAGCCGCGCTGGCTGAGCATGGGCATCGCCGAACAGTCCGCCACGGCGGTGGCGGCGGGACTGGCGCGGGAAGGGAAGCTGCCGGTGTTTGGCACTTATGCGACCTTCGCTGCGGCGCGCAACCTCGACCAGATTCGCACTTCCATCTGCTACGGCAATTTCAACGTCTTGATCGCAGGCGCGCACGGCGGCGTTTCCGTCGGTCCCGACGGCGCGACCCACCAGGCGCTGGAAGATCTATTCGCCATCTGCGGCCTGCCCAACATGGTTGCCGTGGTGCCCTGCGACAGCGTCGAGACCCGCAAGGCCACCGACTACCTGCTGATGCAGCACGTCGGCCCCAAGTACATCCGCTTCGCGCGCGAGGCTACGCCGGTGGTCACCCGGGAAGACACGCCCTTCGTTTTCGGCAAGGCCAACGTGATTCGCTTGCGGCGCGAGTCGAAGGAATTTATCGACGCCTTCGATACCGTGCTGGCCTCGCAGTACCGCGATGAAGAGGAAGACCTTTCCATCATTGCCTGCGGCCCGATGGTGCCGGAAGCCATGCGCGCCGCTTATATCCTCAAAACGGATTTCGGCTACGAAACGCGCGTCATCAATCTGCACACCATGAAGCCGGTGGACGAGGCAGCCATCATCCGCGCCGCCAAGGAGACCGGCATCGTCATCACCGCCGAAGAACACCAGATCGGCGCGCTGGCGTGGCGCGTCAGCGGCGCGATTACCGCCAGCCCCGAACTCTATGGCCGGCCGATTATCACCGGAGCGATTGGGGTCCAGGACCGCTTCGGCGACTCCGGCGCGCCCTGGGAGCTGATTAAGGAATTTGAGGTCTCGGCCGAGCACATCGCGCAGAAGGCCGCCGAGCTGATGAAGATCAAGCAACAAAGAATCTCGGCGCGCATGGATATCGGGGTGCTGACCGGCAGCCGCAACTAG